From Mucilaginibacter rubeus, a single genomic window includes:
- a CDS encoding serine hydrolase domain-containing protein has translation MKTYKTLKTLLSILTFVLLSNVIAAQTNPDSLTTKLQQAFTTESLPGMYVIMTDGGKITYSHGFGYADVANQVPYSASTIQNIGSVSKTVIAVALMKAIELRYFTLETDINDVLPFKVTNPNDPNGKITIRELTNHTSGIVDNPEIYHYSYHFYPKLRAYDSVSINTLNQMGFGDKLRDTTLAQFFFNYLSPQGQYYSKANFGEGPAGSTSSYCNIGSALVAYLIEIKSGFTYADFTRKYILKPLKMDHSDWHIPDMDLKNHAYLYLDLKNRFPLYDLVTYPDGGLKTSPEDLSKYLMAIARHDKRLLTEASYQAMFTAQFSKEHPPKNINLTYRNKGIFWNLYTNGTIGHDGDDPGIGTFLFFNTTTGKGGLFLTNKYLPNKQAIVDVLVKEAAKK, from the coding sequence ATGAAAACCTATAAAACCTTGAAAACACTTCTTTCCATTCTGACCTTCGTGCTGCTGTCAAACGTCATTGCAGCACAAACCAACCCAGATTCTTTAACAACTAAATTGCAGCAGGCCTTTACGACGGAAAGCCTGCCCGGCATGTATGTGATCATGACCGATGGTGGTAAAATTACCTACTCGCATGGTTTTGGCTATGCCGATGTTGCCAACCAGGTCCCCTATTCGGCCAGCACTATTCAAAACATTGGCTCGGTGAGCAAAACAGTTATAGCCGTTGCTTTGATGAAAGCTATCGAGTTAAGGTATTTTACATTGGAAACAGACATTAACGATGTGTTGCCTTTTAAAGTAACCAATCCTAATGATCCCAACGGAAAAATAACCATCAGGGAATTAACCAACCACACATCGGGCATTGTTGATAACCCCGAAATTTATCACTACAGCTATCACTTTTATCCTAAACTAAGGGCTTATGACAGTGTTTCGATAAACACCCTGAATCAGATGGGCTTTGGCGATAAACTAAGGGATACTACCCTGGCTCAATTCTTTTTTAACTATTTATCGCCACAAGGCCAGTATTACAGCAAAGCCAATTTTGGCGAAGGGCCCGCGGGAAGCACGTCCTCATACTGCAACATCGGTTCGGCGCTGGTGGCATATCTTATCGAGATTAAATCGGGATTTACTTACGCGGATTTCACCAGGAAATATATTCTTAAACCGTTAAAAATGGATCATTCAGACTGGCATATCCCAGATATGGATTTAAAAAATCACGCTTATTTATATCTCGACCTCAAGAACCGGTTTCCGTTATATGACCTGGTTACTTATCCCGACGGTGGCCTCAAGACTTCGCCTGAAGATTTGAGCAAGTATTTAATGGCGATTGCCAGGCATGACAAAAGACTGCTAACCGAAGCATCATATCAGGCCATGTTTACGGCGCAGTTCAGTAAAGAGCATCCGCCCAAAAACATCAATTTAACCTACCGCAATAAGGGCATTTTCTGGAACCTGTACACCAATGGCACCATTGGTCATGATGGCGATGATCCGGGCATTGGAACCTTTTTGTTTTTTAATACCACAACTGGCAAAGGAGGCTTGTTCCTAACTAATAAATATCTGCCTAATAAGCAGGCTATTGTTGATGTGTTGGTGAAGGAGGCGGCGAAGAAGTAA
- the thrA gene encoding bifunctional aspartate kinase/homoserine dehydrogenase I — translation MKVLKFGGTSVGSAASIQTLLSILKDEVKNEEKPVVVLSAMGGVTNLLSAMAEDAANGKEFTAGLAELEKRHFDTVKALLDVQNQNPALTRLKIHFNQLEELLQGVLTLRELTPKTRDQVLAFGERCSTLMVSKVAAQHFGDVLFVDAADVIKTDSAFGNAKVNTELTERLVQGLYAENKGKTLIVTGFIASNDAGQTTTLGRGGSDYTAAIFGAALNAQEIQIWTDVNGMMTADPRMVKKAFSLTELTYTEAMELSYFGAKVIYPPTMIPAFLKKIPIVIKNTFEPEFAGTVIRHDCKASTLPIKGISSINNISILNLEGSGMVGKSGFSGRLFSLLAREQINVILITQSSSEHSITFAVQPQDTEKAKQVIEQEFELELAAKKLEHLVIEKNLAILAIVGENMKQTPGMSGKLFHALGRNGVNVRAIAQGSSEYNISVIISANDLSKALNAVHDAFFVQLTKTLHAFCLGTGNIGKTMFNQLNAHSEYLKDNNGIQVKIAGISNTRKMTFNSDGISLDTWQDDLQASPYEADLQSFINRMKEMNLPNCVFIDNTASPVPIGFYEEVFKANISVITCNKIGNSGSYQQYRTFKDTARAHGVDFFYETNVGAGLPIINTLKNLMNSGDRVQRIEAILSGTISFIFNNFKGDANFHDVVKEAQDKGYTEPDPRDDLSGKDFMRKMLILARDAGYALEESDVEIESVLPKASLEAKSVEDFYATLKTEDAHFAKLKDAAEKDGKVLRYIGKLEDGKVSITLQMVDENHPFYMLSGSDNIISFTTDRYRERPLVVKGPGAGAEVTAAGVFADLINVGAN, via the coding sequence ATGAAAGTTTTAAAATTCGGAGGTACTTCCGTTGGATCGGCAGCCAGTATCCAAACCCTGTTAAGCATCCTGAAGGATGAAGTAAAAAATGAAGAGAAGCCGGTGGTAGTATTATCTGCCATGGGCGGCGTAACCAACCTGCTTTCGGCTATGGCCGAAGACGCGGCAAACGGTAAAGAGTTCACCGCCGGTTTGGCCGAATTGGAAAAACGCCACTTTGATACGGTAAAAGCCCTTTTGGATGTTCAAAACCAAAACCCGGCGCTTACCCGTTTAAAAATTCACTTCAACCAACTGGAAGAACTTTTACAGGGCGTGCTTACTCTTCGCGAACTTACCCCGAAAACGCGCGATCAGGTGCTGGCCTTCGGTGAGCGCTGCTCAACCCTTATGGTGAGCAAAGTTGCCGCCCAGCATTTTGGCGATGTACTGTTTGTTGATGCTGCCGACGTGATCAAAACCGACAGCGCTTTCGGCAATGCCAAGGTAAACACCGAGCTTACCGAAAGACTGGTACAGGGCCTGTATGCCGAAAATAAAGGCAAAACATTAATCGTTACCGGTTTCATCGCCTCAAACGATGCCGGGCAAACCACAACTTTAGGTCGCGGTGGTTCTGACTATACCGCTGCCATTTTTGGCGCGGCACTAAACGCGCAGGAAATCCAGATCTGGACAGATGTTAACGGCATGATGACCGCCGATCCGCGCATGGTTAAAAAAGCGTTCTCTTTAACCGAGCTTACTTATACCGAAGCTATGGAGCTTTCTTACTTCGGTGCCAAGGTGATCTATCCGCCAACCATGATCCCGGCGTTCTTAAAGAAGATCCCTATCGTTATCAAAAACACTTTTGAGCCCGAGTTTGCAGGTACCGTAATCCGTCATGATTGCAAGGCCTCTACCCTGCCAATTAAAGGTATTTCATCTATCAACAATATTAGCATCCTCAATTTAGAAGGTAGCGGCATGGTAGGCAAATCGGGCTTTAGCGGCCGCTTATTCTCCCTGCTTGCCCGCGAGCAGATCAACGTGATCCTGATCACCCAATCATCATCTGAGCATAGCATCACCTTTGCTGTTCAGCCACAGGATACCGAAAAGGCTAAACAAGTCATAGAGCAGGAGTTTGAACTGGAACTTGCCGCCAAAAAACTGGAGCATTTAGTAATCGAAAAAAATCTGGCTATCCTGGCTATCGTAGGCGAAAACATGAAACAAACGCCTGGCATGTCGGGCAAATTGTTCCATGCGCTTGGCCGTAATGGTGTTAACGTAAGGGCTATTGCTCAGGGCTCGTCAGAATATAATATCTCGGTGATCATCTCGGCCAACGATTTATCAAAAGCCTTGAACGCCGTACATGACGCTTTCTTCGTGCAGCTTACCAAAACCCTGCACGCGTTTTGCCTGGGCACCGGCAACATCGGCAAAACTATGTTTAACCAGCTTAACGCCCACAGCGAGTATCTGAAAGACAATAACGGCATCCAGGTTAAAATAGCCGGTATCAGCAATACCCGCAAAATGACATTCAACAGTGATGGTATTTCGTTAGATACCTGGCAGGATGATTTGCAGGCATCTCCTTATGAGGCCGATCTGCAATCATTCATCAACCGTATGAAAGAAATGAACCTGCCAAACTGTGTGTTTATCGACAACACTGCAAGCCCGGTTCCGATTGGTTTTTACGAAGAGGTTTTTAAAGCCAATATCTCGGTGATCACTTGTAATAAAATAGGCAACTCTGGCAGCTATCAGCAATACCGTACATTTAAGGATACCGCCCGCGCCCATGGCGTCGATTTCTTTTATGAAACCAATGTTGGTGCCGGTCTGCCAATCATCAATACCCTTAAAAACCTAATGAACAGCGGCGACAGGGTGCAACGCATTGAAGCAATACTTTCGGGCACTATATCGTTCATCTTTAATAACTTTAAGGGTGATGCCAATTTCCACGATGTGGTAAAAGAGGCGCAAGACAAGGGCTATACCGAACCAGATCCGCGCGACGACCTGAGCGGAAAGGATTTTATGCGCAAAATGCTCATCCTTGCCCGCGATGCCGGTTATGCGCTCGAAGAAAGTGATGTAGAAATTGAAAGCGTACTGCCAAAAGCAAGTCTGGAAGCAAAAAGCGTTGAAGATTTTTACGCGACACTAAAAACTGAAGATGCGCATTTTGCCAAACTAAAAGATGCAGCCGAAAAAGACGGCAAAGTATTACGCTATATTGGTAAACTGGAGGATGGCAAAGTAAGCATCACCCTGCAAATGGTTGATGAAAACCATCCGTTCTACATGCTGTCGGGCAGTGATAACATCATATCCTTCACTACCGACAGGTATCGCGAGCGCCCACTAGTTGTAAAAGGCCCTGGCGCAGGTGCCGAAGTAACCGCCGCCGGCGTATTTGCTGATTTAATAAACGTGGGTGCAAATTAA
- the rsgA gene encoding ribosome small subunit-dependent GTPase A gives MQGLITKSTGSWYQVQTPDGQKIDCRIKGKFRIKGITTTNPIAVGDVVDFEMEPDREDGVITNLHQRKNYIIRKAINLSKQAQIIAANLDQAILVVTLASPRTSLGFIDRFLVTAEAYDIPARLVFNKLDLFSDEGLEILADYKAIYEDIGYPCYEVSALQGTNISQVQDLLKDKVTLFSGHSGVGKSSLINALLPELELRTHMISDWSDKGMHTTTFAEMFELPQGGFIIDTPGIRELGVIDIEKPELGHFFPEMRERMNECRFNNCRHINEPGCAVLEALEEGEISPTRYDSYLSIYNGNDTRA, from the coding sequence ATGCAGGGATTAATAACAAAATCAACCGGAAGCTGGTACCAGGTACAAACCCCCGATGGGCAAAAGATAGATTGCCGCATTAAGGGCAAGTTCCGTATAAAAGGTATTACTACGACCAACCCTATCGCGGTTGGCGACGTGGTTGACTTTGAAATGGAGCCAGATCGTGAAGACGGTGTGATCACTAACCTGCATCAACGCAAAAATTATATCATCCGTAAGGCAATTAACCTGAGCAAACAGGCGCAGATCATAGCTGCCAATCTTGATCAGGCCATACTGGTGGTAACACTCGCGTCACCGCGCACCTCCCTCGGTTTTATCGACCGTTTTTTGGTAACCGCCGAAGCCTACGATATCCCGGCAAGGTTGGTATTTAACAAGCTTGACCTTTTCAGCGACGAAGGCCTGGAGATTTTAGCCGATTATAAGGCTATTTATGAAGATATCGGCTATCCCTGCTATGAAGTTTCGGCGCTTCAGGGAACTAATATCAGCCAGGTACAGGACCTGCTTAAAGATAAGGTAACCCTGTTTTCGGGTCACTCCGGTGTTGGTAAGTCAAGCTTGATCAACGCGCTGCTGCCCGAGCTGGAGCTACGCACCCACATGATATCCGATTGGAGCGACAAGGGTATGCACACCACTACCTTTGCCGAAATGTTTGAGCTGCCACAGGGCGGCTTCATCATTGATACCCCCGGCATCCGCGAACTGGGCGTTATCGACATTGAAAAACCGGAGCTCGGCCATTTCTTCCCAGAAATGCGCGAACGCATGAACGAATGCCGTTTTAATAATTGCCGCCACATTAACGAACCCGGCTGCGCCGTGCTTGAAGCTTTGGAAGAAGGCGAGATTTCGCCGACACGTTATGATAGTTACCTGAGTATTTACAACGGGAACGACACAAGGGCTTAG